Sequence from the Carassius gibelio isolate Cgi1373 ecotype wild population from Czech Republic chromosome A7, carGib1.2-hapl.c, whole genome shotgun sequence genome:
TAACAGAAAAATATCTGCCGATATAGATATAGTGGCCgatatatcgtgcatccctacaaaATTCccttacaaaatatttctatattaaatatagtttgacagcactattaaaaatatatttacttgttaatgtaataatgaataaaacactgcagtttacaaaattataatcaagtgctTTGCATGagcatgttagtcaacacatcaaaataaatgtgctttaaaGCATGtataaagattattaaaatagtttttttatgtaatttgacaTAATTATAAAGTGTGCTTTTAAAAGTGCACTTAAGTGCGTTAAGAAACTGTCATGAAAGTGTCTGCCTTAAGagttattatttcattaatattatattgtctgcaagcacaattttttaaaatacttttaagatTGTAAGCACACTTGTTTGTGAGAGGTTGCTGTTCTAATATGTGTGACTTATGGTTTGCACTTAACAGAccataaatgaaaaaaaggaaataaaaaattaaggtgGAAGTAAATACAAGTAAAGTACATTAAAGGAGTAGATgagtaaagtaaagtaaactaCAGAGAACGTATTCATCCTAAAAAACCACATTACTCTCATACTAATTGTGCTTGTGTTTATAATAAATTcatgtcagtacattcagcagcaCTTTAACCATATATTTAACCAAGATAATAGCGTAATTATGTAAATGACATATAATAGTCTTTAAGTCTTACTTAAGAGGGTCAGAAACACTCTTAAGTTCAGCTAATCATGTTTAATATACAgttaaactgtaatacatttagatttaattGCAAAACATTAAGTTCAGATGTTTCAAGCATATTTCCGCAAAATAAAGGAACTGACAAATTACAAACAACTTTAGAGCGGAAGAAGGCTTTTTCTTTATCAGTTTGTCAGAGTAACAGTTtgcacttcctctctctctctttctctcttgctcctcctctctctctctaatctatgatattttagtgttatttatactgtaaacagttataatatgaatattttgaattatttgatagtttttaattttagtgtgCGTTTTAGctattttgtttgcattttttttaataatgcatttatattttgctttttatttcattttattttagttaattggCAAGTTATCATTTCTGTTTTTTAGTTGAAGTTTTCGTGTAATATTTCTGTCTTTCAGTAGTTGTAGTGTAGTGAAGGAGAGCATCATCTGCTGTGTTTGTTTGCTGGGCAGGTGTGTGAAAATGATCAGCAGCGTGACTTACATCACTCTTGAATTGAACAACATCATTTACAGTTATTTAATGTCAAGCAAACAGCCACTTAACCAATGCTAAATCAGATGTAATAGATATAATCTTATAAAAGTAACCGTACACAGTATCTCTTCAACAAGCCTCAACAGTTTCAGCATTATGGCACTGAGATCAGGATTATTACACTTGACTAAAACTATAACTGaacctaaaattaaaaccattttcgttacttaaaaatataaataaaaatggaaaattaaaaataaaatgattaaaaatatcgattaaaattttttatattatgttttataataaaatgtataagaatacatttttaccattagttgttatgtctgtataatatttatgaattgttATTTTGAGATGTAGTTTAACTATTTCAGATTTCAGATCTAAGTTAACTAAACAAAAAGGAGAAAGGTTGATattaactagctgaaataaaataagtttgtttgtttgtgtgtgtgtgtaaatatatatatatatatatatatatatatatatatatatatatatatatatatatatatatatataatatataatatcggTTTGCAGAAAccgataatattttatttttatttttaaaacccctgttttttattatgtaatcatgttttaatatgagttatatgtgtgtgtgtgtgtgtgtgtgtgtgtgtgtgtgtgtgtaggtgtgatAACCTGCGTGTGTTTAAGCTGGGTCTTCTCTCGGGTCTGTGGTGGACTCTGGCGCTCATGTGCTGGATCAGTGATCGCATTTTCTGTGAGATGTGGTCTTCTGTCAACTTCCCATATCTACACTGTGCCTGGTGAGTGAAGTGATCAAGTGCACTCAACGTACAGCACCTAGTCAACATACAGCACTGACAACACATTGCTTTAGTCCTGTCACATTCAGTCTGTCTGCTTCTACTGTGAGGCACTGCTCCCCAAACTGATGAAAACTAATCGTTCATGAAATCAAAAAACCACATTTTCAACACGCaaacattaaaaccattacaaaaaatacaattattatgaattattgtaatgaacttaaaataaaaaccttaaaagAGCATTTTTGGTTGCTTTCTatgtacagtgtatatatatataatattagtttaacttgaagtactaaaataaccatAAAACTAAGTAAATCAAAACTCCACACCAaggtttttattaataaaaattaatatgaaCTATAGAAACTATAGAAAAcggacaaaatgacaaaaatacacaacaaaattgctaaaactgtAACTAtaagagaaaacagacaataaaaaaataaaaataaaataaaaatacaagtgaTAACTAGTTTATCGATGATACTAAATAAAAAACGTGTCCGTCATCAGAAAACCAgcaatgtttaattaaattattgaaacattaaattatattaatattatatgttcAACTCAAAATGTTAAGAGTTAATACAGTTAATAATCCACTGAAGCCGAATGCACTTTAATAAAGCTAATTATTCAGTGTCTGTCCCTCTCacagtttctgtttgttttccacatacatttaaatggatagttaaatgttaaacattaaacTAGAAACATTGTCTCATATTACAGTATAATTTTTCTCCGTAATTACATTAGTAGGCTAAAAAGTGCATTGTAAAAACCATTGTTTTTGTGACTCCTGTGATAATATTCTCTCTTCATgttccctctgtgtgtgtgtgtgtgtgtgtgtgtgtgtgtgtgtgtgtgtgtgtgtgtgcgtgttcaggCATATCCTCATCTGCCTGGCGTCTTATCTGGGATGTGTGTGTTTTGCGTATTTCGACGTGGCGTCAGAGGCTCCGGAGCAGGGCCCCGTCCTCAGATTCTGGCCCAGCGAGAAATGGGCTTTCATCGGGGTGCCATACGTCACTCTTCTGTGTGTGCACAGGAAGCCCTCTATTAAGGTGACTTAAACTGTGCTTCCTGAGGTATCCGACTACTCTTCAGTGCACTTTGTAATGGACTTTCACACGAAGGAGAATCCTGGTTTTCAGGTGGATTTGTTTAGGGAAGGATGAAGGTCAATCAAGGTATTCATGCGAGTATTTAGTATCTTAACTGCACAAAATCAGCTCtcggtttttttttatgtttttgaaagtagtctcttctgctcaccaaggctgcatttatttttgatcagaaatattgtgaaatattattacaatttaaaataataattttctatgtgaatgtattttaaaatgtaatttattcctgaaacACACAGCTGAATTTTAGCATCATTTATGAAGTTTTCAgtgtttgtttacactttttgaaaccgataagtaaaaaaaagaaaaaaggaaattaatagttttattcagcaaggatgcattcatcaaaaatgacatttgtaatgttacaaaagatttctatttcaaataaatgctgttcttgtgaaccttctattaatcaaagaatccccAAAAAAGTCGTAAATATTAAGTCGCCAAAATGTTTTCAACGTTGTTGATAATatgaactattattaataattgagcaccaataattactggaggaatgatgattaaaattcagctttgatgacAGGCATAGattgcattttacaatatattaaagtagaaaatttctattaactctttccctgccattgACAAGATTATACGCCTTttcgtgttttcactgttatacacttggGGGCGCtgttacacatcttctgaacgagtacaaaacctcccgaacaaaaacacacatgaacaggaGGAAGAAATGGGTGATCTCTTATGTCAACAGATGCATATGATAAATAATCCAATCATCAGCAATAAAcaacatataaatgaaaactgcataatgttatgTAGTAAAAATGTTGATCCATGAAGTGTTATATATCTGTGCAAGCTTCTGAAGTTTTAATGGAAGCGATTTAAATGTAGAGGCtttgatctttattttttagTATATTGCATATTCCAatattcatacagcaaaataaactaatttGAGTGACAATGGTCAAAATCGCTGACGGTTTTTTCAAATGtgctggcagggaaagagttaatatttactgtatttctattcaagcataagagacttggtgagcataagaaatttctttcaaaaacataaaaaaatgggtGTTTTTAAATAAGTActgaatataaaacaaaactgagAAGTGGGCTTCAAAAAGCACCAGGAATGAATTATGAGGATAGTAATGCTTATTTGTGTGTTAATATTGTGAGAAATGTTAACACATAGCATGTTATTTCACAGTAGTACTACTCGTTAGTTGTCTTTTTTGACAGCAgttaatacatttagaataaaaaGGCGCACTAAGTGATTTTTCATTGTTTCGCTGGTTAAATAACAAAAGGGTTTGGAGCTTTACACAGAAGGAAACATTTCGCATTTATTCCATAACATTCATTTCCTTTCATATTAGGAGGATTTTTTTGAGCTGCCTTTATCTCATGTGAAGGTacatcagtttaaacatttgccAATAGgactaataatttattttggtgTAAATGTTGGGGAAAAAACCTGAGTGCAtctcatccacagacctgttacCTCGATGTGAATTATGATGCAGCATAAATTCTCAACTGTGTTGCACTACTGTGAAATGAATGCAGTGGATCTGACGGATGCACGACCAtagtttggtgaactgaatgtGAAGGAAGTCTCCCTTACATTCCCTTGAATGCCTTCACACAGAAATGCATTTATCTCTATATAGCCTACTGCTTTCTCACATAGAGGAACAGCAGTTTTAGCTTTATCTCTGTAATTAGTTAAACTTTAAAACACTATACAAAAGCCTTCATAGTTCAATTGTCAAAGATCAAATTGTTGTTGTTCATTGCAAAATGGTTTATCGAAATACCAAAAACTTGATGCAATAAAAGCACAAATCCAGCTGTGGTCTGTTCACCAAAGGCACATTCATGCTGCTTTCTTCCAGTGCCACACAAGTGCATCAGCATTTCAGAGAGAAGCTGAACATCACCTCAGTTTCCAGAGCTGTAGCTTTTCTAAAGCAGtgtgattttgtatttttgtgtaaCTTTCTGCCAATGCAATGCACAGTGTGTACTGTAAGCCAATGTGAAGGCCataacatatgtgtgtgtgagagtgtttgtgtgtgtgtgtgtcatccagACCCAGATGCAACACAGGGACCAAGTATACAAAGACTATTTATTTTTGTGGCTTGTAACCGATTAATAGTTTTGTAACTACCACTGATTAATGATTTTGTAACCCAAAGTATTTTTACaccttatttaataaaaacatgctGCGTATTAACACGTTTGAACAGTGCATTGTGTCTTTCTTAATGTGTTCATGCTTAAACAAGCTCCTAATCCTTCTAAAACACTTTCTaacatttctaaaaatgtattgATGCTGAGCTGTTTGTGGTAGATTGCCTGTGCCGTAATGTAACATGCTATATCTCACCAAAATCATATCTGTACAGGATGTGTAATACTTCAGGTTCATATGCATTTTGTCAGCTACATGGAAACATATCaacatatttaaaggaatagttcacccaaaatgtaaatttgctgaacatttactgactctcaggccatccaaaatgtagtttTTCTTCATCACAacagagaaatgtagcattgaatcacttgctcatcaatggatgctctgcagtgaatgggtgccgtcagaatgagtccaaacagctgataaaaacataattatttttgaactgatggactgtggattattgtgatgtttttatcagctgtttggactctcaatctgacggcacccattcactgcagagcatccattgatgaacaagtgatgcaatgctatattTATCCAAAATCTAATGGCCTGAGGATGGGGgaagttttattaaatgtttattttttggttgaactatttctttaagtgcAGTAAAAAAAGCATATACATTGAAAAATGTAACTCAGAATACATGTcagaaaagttttatttttcagctGCCACATAAAATATTCAGTCCGTGTCAGAATAACCATGTTTTGTAGTACAATATACACCACTACAACTGTGACATTAAGATTTCAGCTGCCATATAAAATATTCAGTGTGTCATAATAATGTGCAGAACATAAAATTAAACACCAATAAAGTCAAAGACACAGAACTATAGTCCATCACTATATTTTAACGATATAAAGTATAACATTGGGTTTTCACaactaaaaaaaatcaagtttaatTGATGAAAAATTAAACTCACAAACAAAACCGAATAAATGTCAGAAAAGTTGAATATTTTTTAGCTGCCATATAAAATATTCAGTGTGTCATAATAATGTGCAAGAACATAAAATGAAACCCCAATAAAGTCAATCCACAGAAATAAAGTGCAccataatattttaacaatatatattacacagtaaaaaaacatTCGGTTTTTACAAATCTGCTAGATTCTGATGAGCTCCATTGAGCTGGAGGAGGAAGTATTATCTCTGGAGTGTCTCCCACACGCCGGCTCGGTGTTCAGCTGTGAGGCAGGGCTTCAGGAGCGTCTCGACGCCCTCCGCTCTTCTTCTGAAACGCTCTCGGTCTCTGGCCATCTGCATCCAGCAGGAGCCGTCCCTCGCGGCCCTGCTCGCGAAACCCcaggccagcagggggcgcacTGTCACCTGATCACTGAAACACACCTGAAACAGAAGGAAACACCAGCACTTTATCAGAAGAGCACACACTGGAGCTTGTGTTTAAACCCCGACCGCAGGAACCTCAGGCATGTTAGTCATGCAGCAGGAGTCATGTGACTGTCAGCATGAGTCAGGGTTATTATAGCAACTATAATCTGCTGACAAAATCTTGTTCGCTGACTTTGTCTCATGGACATTTTATTTTTGCCTGCTGCTCAATCTCACATCACTTTTtgtcactccccccccccccccctcctttctctcttttttaaaatgagttatgaataattcacaatatcataaatagtgttttatgtttatttattattttaaatcacaatgtATTTACTTGTcactatgtaaatatattaagtgTATTATCTAAGTAATTAATTAAAGGAATACTGTTGTATataccattttatatatatatatatatatatatatatatatatatatatatatatatttgtctgttattgtaaactaaacttaaaaaaagttttcattgttaatttaaataaaatattagtttaaatatttaaacttaaaaattgtaagaaaatttgaaatattgTCTACAATTTTGTGTACAATTTTGTCTGTACATCAAGAGGTTTGTTTCCAAACCGTTTAATCGTAAAgtgaatgaaaatacaataaactataaatattagATGTAAAACTTGAAaacgcaaaaaataaaaaataaataaaatggctaaacataaaaatgtaataaaaataaagctactaaattataacaataaaagcTAAgaactataatgttatattaacagCACTGAGTTTCCATGATATATGTACCTTGGCGCCTCGCTCCTTTGGTTTGGGCTCACACTCCTCTGGTCTTGTGTCAGGTTGAGTTTTGATCTGTGAGCACTGCTCGGTGTTCGTTCTGGAGCCGGTGGACGAGCAGAAGCTCAGAGGGTTGTAAGGGTCACCGCTGTTCAGGAACGATTCCCAAAGCTCAAGACTCTCCGCTGACGCCTCAGAGTCACCTTCCTCATCCTCATCTGACCATTCAGAGTCCTCCTCCTCCATCTCACGGTCCTCATCATCATCAGACTCCCCTTCAGACAGCCTGGCTTCATCATCGTCCTCTTCATCCCAATCAATCGCCGAGGAATCCCGCTCATCATCAAGGTCCATAATAATAACCTCTGGATCCTTTATTTCTGAAGCTCCATCCCCGATCTCGCCTCCGGGCCTCTCCAAGGCCTCCAGGCCGCTCTTCTTCAACTCGCCGGTCATGGTCGTGTTTTTTCCCACACACATGAAGAAGAAAATCTCTGAAAGGCTGAATAGCTGGGTCACACTCGTGCAGAAGTGCAGGACTCTCTGGATGACCTGCCACAGACGGAGCCTGATCTTCACGACGGACGACTGCATGAACAGATGCAAACCGCACtgatacagcagcagcagcagatgatgatgatgtgtggaAATGGTGAATGGTACCATAAtcaaactgtaaataaataaataaatacatttatgcatttagcagacgcttttatccaaagcagcttacagtgcattcaggctcaCATTTTTTCCCTAACATGTGttctctgggaatcgaacccacaaccttgcgctgctaacgcaatgctctaccactgagccacaggaacaaaaacaaacatatgccATTAACCCTCATGCATCCTTCATACAGCAGCCCTTAATTAGTCTTTCATGGATAAATTCATGGCACGAAACTctaatatttacacacacacacacacacacatatatatgtatataaatgttatatcacTATCTtcgataaaataaaaactataaattcctgctatttttgtgaatttttgtgtattttggtATTTACCTCTAAAAGCAAAATATCTATTTAATACgtgatgtttatttttatgttctatttaatattaatacaacagTATATTCAGATggctaaaatattaacatttggtGATTCTGGTGtaatattatgatataaaaatatcacaatgtaCGCTATAGGCTCAAATCTATAAACCAGTGTTGTTATGAACTTATGAACCTCTTACGTTTTACAATTTATCACGTTACaattatagaataaaaaaaaagagaaaaaaattaaggaaactatttatatatatatatatatatatatatatatatatatatatatatatatatatatataaatgcttaaaTTTGTCCCGATGGTTGCTGGAGggtataaaaaaactatatttttaattacatagcTATTGAAACCCAGTGAACGCTTCTTAGTCACCAGAAGGATGTTTATTACATTGTAGTTACAACATCTAACGTTACCATATTTACCGATTCTGGTAATACCCTGATTCTTTCACATATTAACCAGTGTTTAACTCAACTACTCAAAGTATTACTTCTATAATCAGTACATCGAATATAAAAGTGTAGTTTTCTATAATATCTCGAGTGTTTATTACCTTTGTGAGTCCTCTCAGCCTGTCGCTTGGCAGTCGCTCCAGTCAAGGTTTGGTTTTCCGACGGTGGAGTTACTAACGTACTCAAAAACACTGTTTGAGCTATAAGACGGATTCGGTTCAGACATATTCTCCATGGTCGCTTTGTTCACAAATAATCTCACGCTCGGGTTTTATTTACGAATTCATTCTTGTGTGCTGTTGATAGAAATGCCGTTGTGAATCACAGGAGCGGTTATATACTGCGTCCACACGCGGGGGCGGGGCTTGCGTGTTGACGTCAACGccttcaaaaagaaaacatttcgcCATTCACGTACATCACGTAGCACGCGCTTGGACAAAAGCGTCTGGTTGAGACCGGTTGAGACCGGATTGCATCACACCCAAATATGGAGAACAAACCAGTCTCGAAGCAGAAACCGTAAACAAAACAAGGAGA
This genomic interval carries:
- the LOC128016442 gene encoding protein phosphatase 1 regulatory subunit 15A, which translates into the protein MVPFTISTHHHHLLLLLYQCGLHLFMQSSVVKIRLRLWQVIQRVLHFCTSVTQLFSLSEIFFFMCVGKNTTMTGELKKSGLEALERPGGEIGDGASEIKDPEVIIMDLDDERDSSAIDWDEEDDDEARLSEGESDDDEDREMEEEDSEWSDEDEEGDSEASAESLELWESFLNSGDPYNPLSFCSSTGSRTNTEQCSQIKTQPDTRPEECEPKPKERGAKVCFSDQVTVRPLLAWGFASRAARDGSCWMQMARDRERFRRRAEGVETLLKPCLTAEHRAGVWETLQR